One window from the genome of Halobellus ruber encodes:
- a CDS encoding WD40/YVTN/BNR-like repeat-containing protein, with protein MLTCYAASRAGVLVVRGLEGDAAAPTADGPVRTADHVATTADYTLRRDDVECVDAAPDASDRVFCGTFEGGLHRSTDAGDTWARVGESALPAAVTSVTVAPHDPGVVYAGTEPSGVYRSTDGGATWAELPELTALPSAAEWSFPPRPDTHHVRWIEVDPADPEHLYVAVEAGALVQTRDGGDTWEERVVSARRDTHSMAIHPDRPAVVRAAAGDGYAESRDAGETWTYPQAGLRHRYCWSVAVDPGDPGRVLVSSAAGARRAHTPGSAASYLYRRGDGTDDRDDASAGDGTAEWERLDDAGVPTGEGVLRPTLAAGVEAGEFFALTDRGLFRSRDGAEQFREVDIPWPSAFRDRTTRGLAVVG; from the coding sequence ATGCTCACCTGTTACGCGGCGTCGCGGGCGGGGGTCCTGGTCGTCCGCGGACTCGAAGGCGACGCGGCAGCGCCGACGGCCGACGGCCCAGTGCGGACAGCCGACCACGTGGCGACGACGGCCGACTACACGCTCCGTCGCGACGACGTGGAGTGTGTCGACGCCGCGCCCGACGCTTCCGACCGCGTCTTCTGCGGAACGTTCGAGGGAGGACTTCATCGGTCGACCGACGCCGGCGACACCTGGGCGCGCGTCGGCGAGTCCGCGCTCCCGGCGGCGGTGACGAGCGTGACCGTCGCGCCGCACGACCCCGGCGTCGTCTACGCCGGCACCGAACCCAGCGGCGTCTACCGATCGACCGACGGCGGGGCGACCTGGGCGGAGCTTCCGGAACTCACGGCGCTGCCGTCGGCCGCGGAGTGGTCGTTCCCGCCGCGGCCCGACACCCACCACGTCCGGTGGATCGAGGTCGACCCCGCCGATCCGGAGCACCTCTACGTCGCGGTCGAGGCGGGGGCGCTCGTGCAGACGAGAGACGGCGGCGACACCTGGGAGGAACGCGTCGTCTCCGCCCGTCGCGACACCCACTCGATGGCGATCCATCCCGACCGACCCGCGGTCGTTCGCGCCGCCGCGGGCGACGGCTACGCCGAGAGCCGGGACGCTGGGGAGACGTGGACCTACCCGCAGGCGGGGCTCCGCCACCGCTACTGCTGGAGCGTCGCGGTCGATCCGGGCGACCCCGGCCGGGTACTCGTCTCGTCGGCGGCGGGCGCACGCCGGGCACACACCCCCGGATCGGCGGCGTCGTACCTCTATCGACGGGGCGACGGGACCGATGACAGGGACGACGCGAGCGCCGGAGACGGGACCGCCGAGTGGGAGCGCCTCGACGACGCCGGCGTCCCCACGGGCGAAGGGGTGCTCCGGCCCACGCTCGCTGCGGGGGTCGAGGCCGGCGAGTTCTTCGCGCTCACCGACCGGGGGCTGTTCCGGAGCCGCGACGGCGCCGAGCAGTTCCGCGAAGTCGACATCCCGTGGCCGTCGGCGTTCCGCGACCGGACGACCCGCGGGCTTGCTGTCGTCGGATAG
- a CDS encoding M48 family metallopeptidase — protein MRHLGLKARMAVVGSILFAFYAVAAVVVMGVFGWPLSLVLVGSVLFVGVQYKIGKWMALRSVGAEDLPEDRYPQIHQQVESLSRSMGIEKPRLMIARMGVPNAFAVGRKGAGTVVVSEELLQRLDSREVEGVLAHELAHIANRDVVMMVLGQGVASIVAIVAQWAVLLSGDNDIADFFLAIVVGQITQMLVMVFVFAISRYREYVADGDAADAIGGGEPLARALEKISSANERREEAVDQQVNALCIFGEGRGLAALFSTHPPVEKRIEKLRG, from the coding sequence ATGCGTCACCTCGGACTGAAAGCGCGGATGGCGGTCGTCGGATCGATCCTGTTCGCGTTCTACGCCGTCGCGGCCGTGGTTGTGATGGGCGTCTTCGGGTGGCCGCTCTCGCTCGTCTTGGTGGGAAGCGTCCTCTTCGTCGGCGTCCAGTACAAGATCGGCAAGTGGATGGCGCTGCGGAGCGTCGGCGCGGAGGACCTCCCGGAGGATCGCTACCCGCAGATCCACCAGCAGGTCGAGTCGCTTTCGCGATCGATGGGGATCGAGAAGCCCCGGCTGATGATCGCGCGTATGGGCGTGCCCAACGCCTTCGCCGTGGGGAGAAAAGGCGCGGGCACGGTCGTCGTGAGCGAGGAGCTCCTCCAGCGGCTCGACTCCCGGGAGGTCGAGGGCGTGCTCGCCCACGAGCTTGCGCACATCGCCAACCGCGACGTGGTGATGATGGTGCTGGGGCAGGGCGTCGCCTCCATCGTCGCCATCGTCGCCCAGTGGGCGGTGCTGCTTTCCGGCGACAACGACATCGCCGATTTCTTCCTCGCGATCGTCGTCGGCCAGATCACCCAGATGCTGGTGATGGTGTTCGTCTTCGCCATCTCCCGGTACCGCGAGTATGTCGCCGACGGCGACGCCGCCGACGCCATCGGCGGCGGTGAGCCGCTCGCCCGGGCCTTAGAGAAGATCAGCAGCGCCAACGAACGCCGCGAGGAGGCGGTCGACCAGCAGGTGAACGCGCTGTGTATCTTCGGCGAGGGCCGCGGGCTGGCGGCGCTGTTCTCGACGCACCCGCCGGTCGAAAAGCGGATCGAAAAGCTCCGCGGCTGA
- a CDS encoding cell division protein SepF has product MGIMSKIVGGGGQHTTDEYLDLDVEGVEASRGDAGMSVRIATIGGRQDVIDIKDAVYDGDLVIADITRHTTSDDTMKRIVDELRQVAEEVDGDIAQKGDDQIIVAPTDVAVAREKLN; this is encoded by the coding sequence ATGGGAATTATGAGCAAGATCGTCGGCGGTGGCGGACAGCACACGACTGACGAGTACCTCGACCTCGACGTCGAGGGGGTCGAGGCGTCCCGCGGCGACGCCGGGATGAGCGTCCGGATCGCGACCATCGGCGGGCGCCAGGACGTCATCGACATCAAAGACGCCGTCTACGACGGCGACCTCGTCATCGCGGACATCACACGCCACACCACGAGCGACGACACGATGAAACGCATCGTCGACGAACTCCGACAGGTCGCCGAGGAGGTCGACGGCGACATCGCCCAGAAGGGCGACGATCAGATCATCGTCGCGCCCACCGACGTCGCGGTCGCCCGCGAGAAGCTGAACTGA
- a CDS encoding RNA-binding protein: MQVKSRHHLRADEIDDLEATIAAGTGVDLDGDTYEMVELADEPFDVVLVDGDPDVVRFDGGEAFLTVRGANRNEVTTGIVTVDSGAISFVSDGADVMRPGIVDADADISEGDLITIAEETHGKTLAIGRALVEGSEMVGESGKVVESIHHVGDDLFEFSV; this comes from the coding sequence ATGCAGGTCAAATCCCGACACCACCTCCGCGCAGACGAGATCGACGACCTGGAGGCGACCATCGCGGCGGGGACCGGCGTCGACCTCGACGGCGACACCTACGAGATGGTCGAACTCGCGGACGAGCCCTTCGACGTCGTCCTCGTCGACGGCGACCCCGACGTGGTCCGGTTCGACGGCGGCGAGGCGTTCCTGACCGTCCGGGGCGCGAACCGGAACGAGGTGACGACGGGGATCGTCACCGTCGATTCGGGCGCGATCTCGTTCGTCAGCGACGGCGCGGACGTGATGCGCCCCGGGATCGTCGACGCCGACGCCGACATCTCGGAGGGCGACCTGATCACGATCGCCGAGGAGACTCACGGCAAGACCCTCGCGATCGGACGGGCGCTGGTCGAGGGGTCGGAGATGGTAGGCGAGTCGGGGAAGGTCGTGGAATCGATCCACCACGTCGGCGACGACCTCTTCGAGTTCTCCGTCTGA
- the tgtA gene encoding tRNA guanosine(15) transglycosylase TgtA, with protein MRDHFELRDGDAAGRIGELSVPRAGVTVETPALMPVINPNIRTIPPAELESAFGAEILITNAYIIHSGEDLRERALAEGLHGMLEFDGAIVTDSGSFQLAEYGDVEVTTREILRFQHEIGADVGTPVDIPTPPDASRERTEADLERTETALADAEAVDTGEMLVNAPVQGSTYPDLREEAGRRADATDLDVFPVGAVVPLMNGYRYADMIDVVAGAKRGLGRDAPVHLFGAGHPMMFALAVAAGCDLFDSAAYAIYARDDRYLTVRGTEHLDDLDYVPCSCPVCTDHGPDELRAREDGERERLLAAHNLHVSFAEIRRIKQAIRSGNLLELVEARARGHPRMLDGYRALLDHADRLEREDPVSKGSFFALSAESARRPEVRRHHDRLGRLDVTGRVLLTRGGAPSGDDYDAVWRVVPPFGPFPRALSETYPLTATVPDRPDVAAQRAAAEGVCRVAAANPDADLVLAHEGWAESALARLPDDVAVESRSARSDPADGGE; from the coding sequence ATGCGCGATCACTTCGAGCTTCGGGACGGGGACGCCGCGGGGCGGATCGGCGAGCTCTCGGTCCCCCGTGCGGGGGTGACCGTCGAGACCCCGGCGTTGATGCCGGTGATCAACCCCAACATCCGGACGATTCCGCCCGCGGAACTCGAATCGGCGTTCGGCGCGGAGATCCTGATCACGAACGCCTACATCATCCACTCCGGCGAGGACCTCCGCGAGCGGGCGTTGGCGGAGGGGCTCCACGGGATGTTAGAGTTCGACGGCGCCATCGTCACCGATTCGGGATCGTTTCAGCTCGCCGAGTACGGCGACGTCGAGGTGACGACGCGGGAGATCCTCCGGTTCCAGCACGAGATCGGCGCCGACGTCGGCACCCCCGTCGACATCCCAACGCCACCGGACGCCTCGCGGGAGCGGACCGAGGCCGACCTCGAACGCACCGAGACCGCGCTCGCGGACGCCGAAGCCGTCGACACCGGCGAGATGCTGGTGAACGCGCCGGTCCAGGGATCGACGTATCCGGACCTCCGCGAGGAGGCCGGCCGGCGCGCGGACGCGACCGATCTGGACGTGTTCCCGGTCGGCGCGGTCGTCCCGCTGATGAACGGCTACCGCTACGCCGATATGATCGACGTCGTCGCCGGCGCGAAGCGCGGCCTCGGCCGCGACGCCCCGGTCCACCTGTTCGGCGCGGGCCATCCGATGATGTTCGCGCTGGCGGTCGCGGCGGGGTGTGACCTGTTCGACTCGGCGGCGTACGCCATCTACGCCCGCGACGACCGGTATCTCACCGTCAGAGGAACCGAACACCTCGACGATCTGGACTACGTCCCGTGTTCGTGTCCCGTCTGCACGGATCACGGCCCCGACGAACTCCGCGCGCGCGAGGACGGCGAGCGCGAGCGGCTGCTCGCCGCGCACAACCTCCACGTCTCCTTCGCGGAGATCCGCCGGATCAAGCAGGCCATCCGGTCGGGAAACCTCCTGGAACTCGTGGAGGCGCGGGCGCGCGGCCACCCCCGGATGCTCGACGGCTACCGTGCACTGCTGGACCACGCCGACCGGCTCGAACGGGAGGACCCGGTCTCGAAGGGCTCGTTTTTCGCGCTGTCTGCGGAGTCAGCGCGGCGGCCGGAGGTCCGGCGCCACCACGACCGCCTCGGCCGCCTCGACGTCACGGGTCGGGTCCTTCTGACCCGGGGCGGGGCGCCCTCCGGCGACGATTACGACGCGGTCTGGCGGGTCGTGCCGCCGTTCGGGCCGTTCCCGCGGGCGCTGTCGGAAACCTACCCGCTGACCGCGACGGTGCCGGACCGCCCCGATGTGGCGGCGCAGCGGGCGGCCGCCGAGGGGGTCTGCCGGGTCGCGGCGGCGAACCCCGACGCCGACCTCGTGCTCGCACACGAGGGGTGGGCCGAGTCGGCGCTGGCCCGGCTCCCCGACGACGTCGCGGTCGAGTCGCGTTCGGCCCGGAGCGACCCCGCCGACGGCGGCGAGTAA
- a CDS encoding ubiquitin-like small modifier protein 1, whose product MSLELRFFATFREAVGTKTITREYDAATVGDVLVALESEFEGLAGQIMEDGAVKSQVNVLLNGRDVTHERGVDTPVDPDDTLSVFPPVAGGGGANA is encoded by the coding sequence ATGTCGCTGGAACTGCGGTTCTTCGCCACCTTTCGCGAGGCGGTCGGGACCAAGACCATCACCCGGGAGTACGACGCCGCAACCGTCGGCGACGTTCTCGTCGCGCTCGAATCCGAGTTCGAGGGGCTGGCCGGGCAGATCATGGAGGACGGGGCGGTCAAATCCCAGGTGAACGTGCTCCTGAACGGCCGCGATGTCACCCACGAACGGGGCGTCGACACTCCGGTCGACCCCGACGACACGCTGAGCGTCTTCCCGCCCGTCGCGGGCGGCGGGGGGGCAAACGCGTGA
- a CDS encoding carbon-nitrogen hydrolase family protein, translated as MPPTVAACQLAVDDLAPDANLAAVESRLRGLPEAVDVAVFPEYALTGFVPEGRVADAALPLDGDRIDRLGDLAAAEDTALVVGFVETDGDDLHNTTAYLAPDGDVTTYRKRHLRGREAEVLTAGDDLVTVDTPAGTAGILTCYDLNFVRDSADLVDRGTDALFVGGAWPAAYSENWRLLLRARALDGVRWVVGAGRTGRRENVGSEDGADAVAYAGRSLVVRPDGGIHAALDRREDDLVAELDPDTLAAHREFVGSV; from the coding sequence ATGCCCCCGACCGTCGCCGCCTGCCAACTCGCGGTCGACGACCTCGCGCCCGACGCCAACCTCGCGGCCGTCGAGTCCCGCCTCCGCGGCCTCCCCGAGGCGGTCGACGTCGCCGTCTTCCCCGAGTACGCGCTCACCGGGTTCGTGCCCGAGGGCCGCGTCGCCGACGCCGCACTCCCCCTCGACGGCGACCGGATCGACCGCCTCGGCGACCTCGCGGCCGCCGAAGACACGGCCCTCGTCGTCGGGTTCGTCGAAACCGACGGCGACGATCTCCACAACACGACGGCGTACCTCGCGCCCGACGGCGACGTCACAACGTATCGAAAACGACACCTCCGGGGGCGCGAGGCCGAGGTCCTGACCGCCGGCGACGACCTGGTGACCGTCGACACCCCCGCCGGAACCGCCGGGATCCTCACCTGCTACGACCTCAACTTCGTCCGCGACAGCGCCGACCTGGTCGACAGGGGAACCGACGCGCTGTTCGTCGGCGGCGCGTGGCCCGCGGCCTACAGCGAGAACTGGCGGCTCCTGCTCCGCGCCCGGGCGCTCGACGGCGTCCGGTGGGTCGTCGGCGCGGGGCGGACCGGCCGACGGGAGAACGTCGGCAGCGAGGACGGCGCCGACGCCGTCGCGTACGCCGGCCGGTCGCTCGTCGTGCGACCCGACGGCGGGATCCACGCGGCGCTCGACCGCCGGGAGGACGACCTCGTCGCCGAACTCGACCCCGACACCCTCGCGGCGCACCGCGAGTTCGTCGGGTCGGTGTAA
- the uvrA gene encoding excinuclease ABC subunit UvrA — MSKDFIEVRGAEEHNLKNLDVRIPRETFTVVTGLSGSGKSSLAFETIYAEGQRRYIESLSAYARNFLGQMDKPQVEAVEGLSPAISIDQKNAANNPRSTVGTVTELHDYLRLLYARVGTQYDPVTGEEVGEQSAQEMVSQLLELPTGTRAKIAAPIARDQKGAFEDRFEELVADGYARVEVDGEPYDLTLETPDLDKNYDHTIDVIVDRVKIDPDARSRIADSVETALGEADGVLKVIVPDPPEDVPFGSNTRSTGSLAEDSDGDDRLTVEFSEELGNPNSDFQFSAIETRSFSFNSPYGACPECEGLGQTKEVDEDLVVRDRSKPIKHVFEAWSYNRSYYRTRLDAVAKHFGVSVDTPFEDLDADVRRQFLYGTDREVVFERRTKNGTRRKTKRFEGVIPNLERRHVETDSDSTREHIEEYMAVTTCPECEGTRLKEQSRHVRVAGTSITEVNRMSIGDASEHFEGLESELTDRERTIAAEILKEIRARLGFMEEVGLEYLTLDREASTLSGGESQRIRLATQVGSGLVGVLYVLDEPSIGLHQRDNDRLLDTLEGLRDLGNTLLVVEHDEETMRRADNIIDMGPGPGERGGEIVVQGDFADVCDADDSVTGDYLAGRRSIPVPETRRDSDAAITVRGARQHNLRDLDVPIPVGAFTAITGVSGSGKSTLMHEILYKGLAREMNDNTSVDPGDHDAIEGTEHIETVRLIDQSPIGRTPRSNPATYTGVFDHVRKLFAETKLSKQRGYEKGRFSFNVKGGRCEACGGQGTVKIEMNFLSDVYVPCEECDGARYNDRTLDVTYKGKTIADVLDMEVSEALDFFEANSQLRRRLQLLDDVGLGYMTLGQPSTTLSGGEAQRVKLAEELGKKQTGETLYLLDEPTTGLHKADERKLIEVLQRLTDAGNTVVVVEHELDLVKNADNIVDLGPEGGEGGGEVVATGTPEEVARVETSHTGRYLRDLLPDVDLEGPRSDRRAPAIADDDD; from the coding sequence ATGAGCAAGGACTTCATCGAGGTTCGGGGTGCCGAGGAACACAACCTCAAGAACCTCGACGTCCGGATCCCACGCGAGACGTTCACGGTGGTCACCGGCCTCTCGGGGTCGGGCAAGTCGTCGCTCGCCTTCGAGACGATCTACGCGGAGGGTCAGCGGCGGTACATCGAGTCGCTGTCGGCGTACGCCCGAAACTTCCTGGGGCAGATGGACAAACCGCAGGTCGAAGCCGTCGAGGGGCTCTCGCCGGCGATCTCGATCGACCAGAAGAACGCCGCCAACAACCCCCGGTCGACGGTGGGGACCGTCACGGAGCTCCACGACTACCTCCGCCTCCTGTACGCCCGTGTCGGGACGCAGTACGATCCCGTGACCGGCGAAGAGGTCGGCGAACAGTCCGCCCAGGAGATGGTGTCGCAACTCTTAGAGCTCCCCACGGGCACCCGCGCGAAGATCGCCGCGCCGATCGCCCGCGACCAGAAGGGCGCCTTCGAGGACCGCTTCGAGGAGCTCGTCGCCGACGGGTACGCCCGCGTCGAGGTCGACGGCGAACCGTACGACCTGACGCTGGAGACGCCGGACCTCGACAAGAACTACGACCACACGATCGACGTGATCGTCGACCGCGTGAAGATCGACCCCGACGCGCGGTCGCGGATCGCCGACTCCGTGGAGACGGCGCTGGGGGAGGCCGACGGCGTGCTGAAGGTGATCGTCCCCGACCCGCCCGAGGACGTGCCCTTCGGGTCGAACACCCGCTCGACGGGGTCGCTGGCGGAGGACAGCGACGGCGACGACCGGCTGACCGTTGAGTTCTCCGAGGAGCTGGGCAACCCCAACTCCGACTTCCAGTTCTCGGCGATCGAGACGCGGTCGTTCTCGTTCAACAGCCCGTACGGCGCCTGTCCCGAGTGTGAGGGGCTCGGTCAGACAAAGGAGGTCGACGAGGATCTGGTGGTCCGCGACCGCTCGAAACCGATCAAACACGTCTTCGAGGCGTGGTCGTACAACCGCTCGTACTACCGGACCCGACTCGACGCCGTCGCGAAGCACTTCGGCGTGAGCGTCGACACGCCGTTCGAGGACCTCGACGCGGACGTCCGGCGGCAGTTCCTCTACGGGACCGACCGGGAGGTCGTTTTCGAACGCCGGACGAAGAACGGGACGCGCCGGAAGACGAAACGCTTCGAGGGCGTGATCCCGAACCTCGAACGCCGCCACGTCGAGACCGATTCGGACTCCACGAGAGAGCACATCGAGGAGTATATGGCCGTTACCACCTGCCCGGAATGTGAGGGGACGCGGCTGAAAGAGCAGTCCCGCCACGTCCGGGTCGCCGGCACCTCGATCACCGAGGTCAACCGAATGAGCATCGGTGACGCCTCAGAGCACTTCGAGGGGCTCGAATCGGAGTTGACCGACCGGGAGCGCACCATCGCCGCGGAGATCCTCAAGGAGATCCGCGCGCGGCTCGGGTTTATGGAGGAAGTGGGCCTCGAATACCTCACCCTCGACCGGGAGGCCTCGACGCTGTCGGGCGGCGAGAGCCAGCGGATCCGGCTCGCCACCCAGGTCGGCTCCGGGCTGGTGGGGGTGCTGTACGTCCTCGACGAGCCCTCGATCGGGCTCCACCAGCGCGACAACGACCGCCTGCTCGACACCCTCGAAGGGCTCCGGGACCTCGGCAACACCCTGCTCGTGGTCGAACACGACGAGGAGACGATGCGCCGCGCCGACAACATCATCGATATGGGCCCCGGCCCCGGGGAGCGCGGCGGCGAGATCGTCGTCCAGGGCGACTTCGCGGACGTCTGCGACGCCGACGACTCGGTCACCGGCGACTACCTCGCCGGCCGGCGGTCGATCCCGGTGCCCGAGACGCGCCGCGATTCCGACGCCGCGATCACCGTCCGCGGCGCGCGTCAGCACAACCTCCGGGACCTCGACGTGCCGATCCCGGTGGGGGCGTTCACCGCGATCACCGGCGTGTCGGGGTCGGGGAAGTCGACGCTGATGCACGAGATCCTCTATAAGGGCCTCGCCCGCGAGATGAACGACAACACCTCCGTCGACCCCGGCGACCACGACGCGATCGAGGGGACCGAACACATCGAGACCGTGCGGCTGATCGACCAGTCGCCGATCGGCCGGACCCCGCGGTCGAACCCCGCGACGTACACTGGCGTCTTCGACCACGTCCGGAAGCTGTTCGCGGAGACGAAACTCTCGAAGCAGCGCGGCTACGAGAAGGGGCGCTTCTCGTTCAACGTGAAGGGCGGCCGGTGTGAGGCCTGCGGCGGGCAAGGAACAGTGAAAATCGAGATGAACTTCCTCTCGGACGTGTACGTCCCGTGTGAGGAGTGTGACGGCGCACGCTACAACGACCGCACCCTCGACGTGACCTACAAGGGCAAGACCATCGCCGACGTGCTGGATATGGAGGTCTCCGAAGCCCTGGACTTTTTCGAGGCCAACTCCCAGCTCCGGCGGCGGCTCCAGCTGCTCGACGACGTCGGGCTCGGGTATATGACGCTCGGACAGCCCTCGACGACGCTGTCGGGCGGCGAGGCACAGCGCGTGAAGCTCGCCGAGGAGTTGGGGAAAAAGCAGACCGGCGAGACGCTGTATCTGCTCGACGAGCCGACCACCGGCCTTCACAAGGCCGACGAGCGGAAGCTGATCGAGGTGCTCCAGCGGCTCACCGACGCCGGCAACACGGTCGTCGTGGTCGAACACGAACTCGATCTGGTGAAGAACGCCGACAACATCGTCGACCTCGGCCCCGAGGGCGGCGAGGGCGGCGGCGAAGTCGTCGCCACCGGCACCCCCGAGGAGGTCGCGCGCGTCGAGACGTCCCACACCGGCCGGTACCTCCGGGATCTCCTGCCCGACGTCGACCTGGAGGGGCCGCGTTCGGACCGGCGGGCGCCGGCGATCGCCGACGACGACGATTGA
- the arcS gene encoding archaeosine synthase subunit alpha, which translates to MTDYFEVYGRDGAARAGELRLADPLSTPALVDDSVEDGGSLWNEDREVPRGYRALLTVLPHRSFPAGTDEAVQDAFAVDYPDVDYPSAAVVTSDTAADHGADAYILSDAPGFVGHAAKFRDEIIAAREALPPDAALYLSGVATPRNAATLVYAGVDLLDAKRARVRGSEGFYLTREDERFLADLTELPCSCPACRGKRTVADVDPDADSAAAAEAREDPAVFDREDCADHNEYALEAELATVRRRIRDGRLRDYIEGQARHDQWLTAAFREFDDEYAYVEERTPVIRDAELTAASEDTLRRVEIQRFADRVTSRYRNRFANPLVLVPCSAKKPYSESQSHEQFHDAIQYRGHTVSMTSPIGVVPMELELTYPAQHYDAVVTGRWSEDEISFVANVLRQYLARNDYPRVIAHVPDGGYREVCERVEADLDVAFEYTVADHPTDTDSIANLMSTLDGELKYGKRERQHNTVKALADYQFGPDAGDDLFADVELQTTSRYPKIQVRDGEGEDADGNGGEQLATMVPQYGVLALTLAGARVWDESDAPTKRVEIDEFVPHGSVLAPGVVDADEGIRVGDEVVVEGPQAYAVGRARMFGREMAESTRGEAVQVRHVAEVDG; encoded by the coding sequence ATGACCGACTACTTCGAGGTATACGGGCGCGACGGGGCCGCCCGCGCCGGGGAGCTCCGGCTCGCGGACCCGCTTTCGACGCCGGCGCTGGTCGACGACAGCGTCGAGGACGGGGGGAGCCTCTGGAACGAGGACCGCGAGGTTCCGCGCGGCTACCGGGCGCTCCTGACCGTCCTGCCCCACCGGTCGTTCCCGGCCGGCACCGACGAGGCGGTACAGGACGCCTTCGCCGTCGACTATCCGGACGTCGACTACCCGAGCGCCGCGGTGGTCACGAGCGACACCGCCGCCGACCACGGCGCGGACGCGTACATCCTCTCGGACGCCCCGGGGTTCGTCGGTCACGCCGCGAAGTTCCGCGACGAGATCATCGCCGCCCGCGAGGCGCTGCCGCCGGACGCCGCGCTGTATCTCTCGGGGGTCGCCACGCCGCGGAACGCCGCTACGCTCGTGTACGCCGGCGTCGACCTGCTGGACGCAAAGCGCGCCCGGGTCAGGGGATCGGAGGGGTTCTACCTCACCCGGGAGGACGAGCGGTTCCTCGCGGACCTGACGGAACTCCCGTGTTCGTGTCCGGCGTGTCGCGGGAAGCGGACGGTCGCGGACGTCGACCCCGACGCCGACTCCGCGGCCGCGGCCGAGGCCCGGGAGGACCCCGCGGTGTTCGACCGCGAGGACTGCGCCGACCACAACGAGTACGCGCTGGAAGCCGAACTCGCAACCGTCCGCCGGCGGATCCGCGACGGCCGGCTGCGCGATTACATCGAGGGCCAGGCCCGCCACGACCAGTGGCTCACCGCGGCGTTCCGGGAGTTCGACGACGAGTACGCGTACGTTGAGGAGCGAACCCCCGTGATTCGCGACGCCGAACTCACGGCCGCAAGCGAGGACACCCTCCGGCGCGTGGAGATCCAGCGGTTCGCCGACCGGGTGACGTCCAGATATCGGAACCGCTTTGCGAACCCGTTGGTGCTCGTGCCCTGTTCCGCAAAGAAACCCTACAGCGAGTCACAGAGTCACGAGCAGTTCCACGACGCGATCCAGTACCGCGGGCACACGGTCTCGATGACCTCCCCGATCGGGGTGGTGCCGATGGAACTGGAACTCACCTACCCCGCCCAGCACTACGACGCCGTCGTCACGGGCCGGTGGTCCGAAGACGAGATCTCGTTCGTCGCGAACGTGCTCCGGCAGTACCTCGCACGCAACGACTACCCCCGAGTGATCGCGCACGTCCCCGACGGCGGCTACCGCGAGGTCTGCGAGCGCGTCGAAGCCGACCTGGACGTTGCATTCGAGTACACCGTGGCCGACCACCCGACCGACACCGACTCGATCGCGAACCTGATGTCGACGCTCGACGGCGAACTGAAGTACGGCAAGCGGGAGCGCCAGCACAATACGGTCAAAGCGCTCGCGGACTACCAGTTCGGCCCCGACGCCGGCGACGACCTCTTCGCGGACGTGGAGTTGCAGACGACGAGCCGGTACCCCAAGATCCAGGTTCGGGATGGAGAGGGGGAAGACGCGGACGGCAACGGCGGCGAACAGCTCGCGACGATGGTGCCGCAGTACGGCGTGCTCGCCTTAACCCTCGCCGGCGCGCGGGTGTGGGACGAGTCCGACGCGCCCACGAAACGCGTCGAGATCGACGAGTTCGTCCCGCACGGCAGCGTGCTCGCGCCGGGCGTCGTCGACGCCGACGAGGGGATCAGAGTCGGCGACGAGGTCGTCGTCGAGGGGCCGCAAGCGTACGCCGTCGGCCGCGCGCGGATGTTCGGGCGGGAGATGGCGGAATCGACCCGTGGGGAGGCGGTCCAGGTGCGGCACGTCGCGGAAGTCGACGGGTAG